A genomic window from Arthrobacter sp. FW305-BF8 includes:
- a CDS encoding MarR family transcriptional regulator has translation MYVLTIDQRGSTGDVDRVPELLGDLGSRSGVRFERSVGDEVQGVLQDPALVVDVALHALRSGHWYVGIGVGPGDLPPDASPREGSGAAFVAARRAVERAKSAASHVPAAVVAGSREHEAAVACANAEAVLRLVGGLVQARTEAQWRVVDALRAKSGAATEQGSGRHGLQKQVARELGITEQSVSRAVLRSGWQEEWAARPAVEMLLATAHRLILGNPAAGTQDGHDNRGEA, from the coding sequence ATGTACGTCCTGACCATCGACCAGCGTGGCAGCACCGGCGACGTGGACCGTGTGCCCGAGCTCCTCGGAGACCTCGGCAGCCGTTCCGGTGTCCGTTTTGAACGCTCCGTTGGCGACGAAGTGCAGGGCGTCCTGCAGGACCCCGCCTTGGTGGTGGACGTGGCCCTGCACGCCCTGCGAAGCGGGCACTGGTACGTCGGGATCGGCGTCGGCCCGGGGGACCTGCCGCCGGACGCGAGCCCGCGCGAAGGGTCCGGCGCCGCCTTTGTTGCTGCCCGCCGGGCGGTGGAGCGTGCCAAGTCGGCCGCGAGCCATGTCCCCGCCGCCGTGGTCGCGGGGAGCCGGGAGCACGAGGCCGCCGTGGCGTGCGCCAACGCGGAAGCGGTACTGCGGTTGGTCGGCGGCCTGGTGCAGGCGCGGACCGAGGCCCAGTGGCGCGTGGTGGATGCCCTCCGTGCGAAGAGCGGTGCAGCAACCGAACAGGGCTCCGGACGCCACGGACTCCAGAAACAGGTGGCGCGGGAACTGGGAATCACGGAACAGTCGGTGAGCCGGGCCGTCCTCCGGTCGGGCTGGCAGGAAGAATGGGCCGCAAGGCCGGCGGTGGAAATGCTGCTGGCAACCGCCCACCGCCTCATCCTGGGGAACCCCGCCGCCGGGACTCAGGACGGCCATGACAACCGAGGAGAAGCGTGA
- a CDS encoding YciI family protein, producing MTVFAVEYVYDAESSETRAAARPAHREWTAGLAQDGRLLASGPYGDGAGALLIFKAADEAALNEILRQDPFAAAGVISGTRTTEWAPVTGLLAEHAA from the coding sequence ATGACTGTTTTTGCTGTTGAGTACGTATACGACGCCGAGTCCTCCGAAACGCGAGCGGCCGCCCGCCCCGCCCACCGCGAATGGACTGCAGGACTCGCGCAGGACGGCAGGCTTCTGGCCAGCGGACCCTACGGCGACGGCGCAGGGGCCCTGCTCATTTTCAAGGCGGCCGACGAAGCCGCACTCAACGAGATCCTCCGGCAGGATCCCTTCGCGGCAGCGGGTGTCATTTCCGGCACGCGAACCACCGAATGGGCACCTGTGACCGGTCTCCTGGCTGAGCACGCAGCCTAG
- the ispG gene encoding flavodoxin-dependent (E)-4-hydroxy-3-methylbut-2-enyl-diphosphate synthase codes for MTSVSLGMPSAPPPVLAPRRKTRQIKVGSVGVGSDFPISVQSMTTTPTTDINATLQQIAELTASGCDIVRVACPSADDAEALPIIARKSQIPVIADIHFQPKYVFAAIEAGCAAVRVNPGNIRKFDDQVKEIAKAAKDHGTSIRIGVNAGSLEPGILKKYGKATPEALVESAVWEASLFEEHGFHDFKISVKHNDPVVMVAAYEMLAEKGDWPLHLGVTEAGPAFQGTIKSATAFGALLSRGIGDTIRVSLSAPPVEEIKVGNQILQSLNLRPRKLEIVSCPSCGRAQVDVYTLAEQVTAGLEGMEIPLRVAVMGCVVNGPGEAREADLGVASGNGKGQIFVKGEVIKTVPESQIVETLIEEAMRIAEEMGEADGEDAVKGSPVVSVS; via the coding sequence GTGACCTCGGTCAGCCTGGGAATGCCATCCGCACCACCGCCCGTCCTTGCCCCGCGACGCAAGACGCGCCAGATCAAGGTGGGCTCCGTCGGCGTCGGTTCCGATTTCCCCATCAGCGTGCAGTCGATGACCACCACGCCCACCACGGACATCAACGCCACGCTGCAGCAGATTGCCGAGCTGACGGCCTCCGGCTGCGACATCGTCCGCGTGGCCTGCCCGTCCGCCGATGACGCGGAAGCGCTTCCGATCATCGCCCGGAAATCGCAGATCCCGGTCATCGCCGACATCCACTTCCAGCCGAAGTACGTCTTCGCGGCCATCGAGGCCGGCTGCGCTGCGGTGCGCGTCAACCCGGGCAACATCCGCAAGTTCGACGACCAGGTCAAGGAGATCGCCAAGGCGGCCAAGGACCACGGCACGTCCATCCGCATCGGCGTGAATGCAGGATCACTGGAACCGGGCATCCTGAAGAAGTACGGCAAGGCCACTCCGGAGGCCTTGGTCGAATCGGCGGTCTGGGAAGCCTCGCTCTTCGAGGAGCACGGCTTCCACGACTTCAAGATCTCCGTAAAGCACAATGACCCGGTGGTCATGGTGGCGGCCTACGAGATGCTCGCTGAAAAGGGCGACTGGCCGCTGCACCTTGGCGTCACTGAGGCCGGCCCCGCCTTCCAGGGAACCATCAAGTCGGCCACAGCGTTTGGCGCCCTCCTCTCACGCGGCATCGGCGACACCATCCGCGTCTCCCTGTCTGCCCCTCCCGTCGAGGAGATCAAGGTGGGCAACCAGATCCTGCAGTCGCTGAACCTGCGTCCCCGCAAGCTGGAAATTGTCTCGTGCCCGTCCTGCGGGCGCGCCCAGGTTGACGTCTACACCCTCGCCGAGCAGGTCACCGCCGGCCTCGAGGGGATGGAGATCCCGCTGCGCGTTGCCGTCATGGGCTGCGTCGTCAACGGCCCGGGCGAAGCACGGGAAGCTGACCTCGGCGTCGCCTCCGGCAACGGCAAGGGCCAGATATTTGTGAAGGGCGAGGTCATCAAGACTGTCCCCGAGAGCCAGATTGTTGAGACACTGATCGAAGAGGCCATGCGTATCGCGGAAGAGATGGGGGAGGCCGATGGCGAAGATGCTGTCAAGGGTAGCCCCGTGGTTAGCGTCTCATAA
- a CDS encoding GNAT family N-acetyltransferase — translation MLSRVAPWLASHKDGAVPDGATVRVLGVADTRQLRELAETDPVANVFILAHLESTDSAAPTPGGANVLGVFDDDALVGACWAGANLVPVQLDPELAGPVADAAHRSGRRYASIFGPAGTVLALHSRLEELGHVAHEVRPDQPLMTISGPPAVEPNWELGYGQYADFEAILPACAAMFEEEVGYSPYLGGRDFYSRRVAGLIRQGHSLVHLKDGEVVFKAELGAVTAEVTQVQGVWMNPSHRGLGLSAGYMAAVVLLAQKMAPVTSLYVNDYNSRARATYERVGFRQVGTFATVLF, via the coding sequence ATGCTGTCAAGGGTAGCCCCGTGGTTAGCGTCTCATAAGGACGGCGCCGTGCCGGACGGTGCCACCGTCCGGGTACTGGGTGTTGCGGACACCCGTCAGCTGCGCGAACTGGCAGAGACCGATCCCGTCGCCAACGTGTTCATCCTGGCGCATCTGGAGTCAACAGACTCTGCCGCGCCCACCCCGGGCGGAGCCAACGTCCTGGGCGTTTTCGACGACGACGCGCTGGTTGGCGCCTGCTGGGCAGGCGCCAACCTGGTCCCCGTCCAGCTCGACCCCGAGCTGGCCGGACCGGTGGCTGATGCAGCCCACCGCTCCGGGCGACGGTACGCGTCGATCTTCGGACCGGCCGGAACGGTCCTTGCGCTGCACAGCCGGCTGGAGGAGCTGGGCCACGTGGCCCACGAGGTACGGCCGGACCAGCCCCTCATGACCATTTCCGGCCCTCCGGCCGTTGAACCGAACTGGGAGCTGGGGTACGGGCAGTACGCAGATTTCGAGGCCATCCTCCCTGCCTGTGCAGCGATGTTCGAGGAAGAGGTTGGCTACTCGCCCTACCTCGGCGGCCGCGACTTTTACAGCCGCCGGGTGGCAGGCCTGATCCGCCAGGGACACTCCCTGGTCCACCTGAAGGACGGCGAAGTCGTGTTCAAGGCCGAGTTGGGTGCTGTCACCGCCGAGGTCACCCAAGTGCAGGGCGTCTGGATGAACCCCAGCCACCGCGGACTCGGCCTGAGCGCCGGGTACATGGCGGCCGTGGTGCTGCTGGCCCAGAAAATGGCGCCCGTCACTAGCCTGTATGTCAACGACTACAACTCCCGGGCGAGGGCCACCTACGAACGCGTAGGTTTCCGGCAGGTGGGGACCTTCGCCACAGTTCTCTTCTAG
- a CDS encoding proline--tRNA ligase codes for MVLRLSKLFLRTLREDPADAEVASHRLLVRAGYIRRAAPGIYTWLPLGLSVLRKVEQIIREEMAAIGAQEVHFPALLPKEPYEATNRWTEYGEGLFRLKDRKGGDYLLAPTHEEMFTLLVKDLYSSYKDLPLSIYQIQNKYRDEARPRAGLLRGREFIMKDSYSFDVDDAGLDASYAAHRAAYLKIFERLGLEVIPVTATAGAMGGSRSEEFLHPTDIGEDTFVRSAGGYTANVEAVTTVVPADIDFTNAPAAEIRDTPNTPTIDTLVAASNELVPRSEADGGPWTAADTLKNVVLAVTLPTGERQIVVLGVPGDRGVDLKRVEANIGAYLPVAGEIAVEAAGEEDLARNPLIVRGYLGPGMSLGAPLLGLEGAAKLLYLVDPRVVSGTAWVTGANMAGKHVFGLVAGRDFTWDGVIECTEVRAGDEAPDGSGPLETARGIEMGHIFALGRKYAEALELKVLDQNGKQVVVTMGSYGVGVTRAVAALAESNHDAKGLVWPRSVAPADVHVVAVGRGEEIFAAAEQLALELEGAGLEVIYDDRPKVSPGVKFGDAELVGVPTILAVGRGLVDGVVEIKDRRSGEAENVAVDKAVDYVVNAVRSN; via the coding sequence GTGGTTCTTCGACTCTCCAAGCTTTTCCTGCGCACCCTGCGTGAAGACCCCGCTGACGCCGAGGTGGCCAGCCACCGGCTGCTCGTGCGTGCGGGATACATCCGCCGCGCGGCTCCGGGCATCTACACCTGGCTGCCGCTGGGACTGAGCGTGCTGCGCAAGGTGGAGCAGATCATCCGGGAAGAGATGGCCGCCATCGGCGCCCAGGAAGTTCACTTTCCCGCACTGCTCCCCAAGGAGCCCTACGAGGCGACCAACCGCTGGACCGAATACGGCGAAGGGCTGTTCCGGCTGAAGGACCGCAAGGGCGGGGACTACCTGCTGGCCCCCACGCACGAGGAGATGTTCACCCTGCTGGTTAAGGACCTGTACTCCTCGTACAAGGACCTGCCGCTGAGCATCTACCAGATCCAGAACAAGTACCGCGACGAGGCACGTCCGCGCGCCGGCCTTCTCCGCGGCCGTGAGTTCATCATGAAGGACTCCTACTCGTTCGACGTCGACGACGCCGGGCTGGACGCCAGCTACGCAGCCCACCGCGCGGCGTACCTGAAGATCTTCGAGCGCCTGGGCCTGGAAGTCATTCCCGTCACGGCCACCGCAGGTGCCATGGGCGGTTCCAGGAGCGAAGAATTCCTGCACCCCACCGACATCGGCGAGGACACCTTCGTGCGTTCGGCCGGCGGCTACACGGCCAACGTCGAAGCCGTGACCACGGTGGTTCCCGCGGACATCGACTTCACCAACGCCCCGGCCGCTGAGATCCGCGACACCCCGAACACGCCCACGATCGACACGCTCGTGGCTGCCTCCAACGAGCTCGTGCCCCGCAGCGAGGCCGACGGCGGCCCCTGGACTGCCGCTGACACGCTCAAGAACGTTGTTCTGGCCGTCACCCTGCCCACCGGGGAGCGCCAGATCGTGGTCCTCGGCGTCCCCGGCGACCGGGGTGTCGACCTCAAGCGCGTCGAGGCCAACATCGGCGCCTACCTCCCGGTCGCCGGCGAAATCGCCGTCGAGGCCGCCGGTGAGGAGGACCTGGCCCGGAACCCGCTCATCGTGCGCGGTTACCTCGGCCCGGGCATGTCGCTGGGCGCACCGCTCCTCGGCCTCGAAGGCGCCGCCAAGCTCCTGTACCTGGTGGATCCGCGCGTCGTCAGCGGCACCGCCTGGGTGACCGGTGCCAACATGGCGGGCAAGCACGTCTTCGGGCTCGTGGCGGGACGCGACTTCACGTGGGATGGCGTCATCGAGTGCACCGAGGTGCGCGCCGGCGACGAGGCCCCGGACGGTTCCGGACCGCTCGAAACCGCCCGTGGCATCGAGATGGGACACATCTTCGCGCTGGGCCGCAAGTACGCCGAAGCGCTGGAGCTGAAGGTCCTGGACCAGAACGGCAAGCAGGTGGTGGTCACCATGGGTTCCTACGGTGTGGGCGTCACCCGTGCCGTCGCCGCCCTGGCCGAATCCAACCACGACGCCAAGGGTCTCGTCTGGCCCCGCTCCGTGGCTCCTGCCGACGTGCACGTCGTGGCCGTCGGCCGCGGCGAGGAGATCTTCGCCGCCGCCGAGCAGCTCGCCCTTGAGCTTGAGGGCGCCGGCCTGGAGGTCATCTACGATGACCGGCCCAAGGTTTCCCCGGGCGTGAAGTTCGGCGACGCCGAGCTTGTGGGCGTGCCCACCATCCTCGCCGTCGGCCGCGGACTGGTGGACGGCGTCGTCGAAATCAAGGACCGCCGCAGCGGCGAGGCTGAAAATGTGGCCGTGGACAAGGCCGTTGACTACGTGGTCAACGCCGTCCGCAGCAACTGA
- a CDS encoding sulfite exporter TauE/SafE family protein, which yields MVSGFESIQLATIVLIVVAGFSAGWVDAVVGGGGLLQLPALLLVPGITPVQALATNKMGSIFGTTTSAVTYYGRVRPDLRTAVPMAAIALAGSFGGALLATRLPAEVFKPIIVVALVAVALFTALRPDAGHLTELRHGGRTHYVVACAIGAVIGFYDGLIGPGTGSFLVIALVSAMGYAFLEASAKAKIVNMATNAGALIFFLPHGSLLWGVGLLLGAANMAGGYLGARTAVKQGSKFVRVVFLVVVFALIVKLAFDVWQENFA from the coding sequence GTGGTTTCGGGGTTTGAGTCGATCCAGCTCGCCACTATCGTCCTGATAGTGGTGGCTGGCTTCTCCGCGGGATGGGTGGACGCCGTCGTAGGCGGCGGCGGCCTGCTGCAGCTGCCGGCGCTGTTGCTTGTGCCGGGGATTACCCCGGTGCAGGCACTGGCCACTAACAAGATGGGCTCCATCTTCGGCACAACCACCAGCGCCGTTACCTACTACGGCCGGGTCCGGCCCGATCTGCGGACGGCCGTTCCGATGGCCGCGATCGCGCTGGCGGGCAGCTTCGGCGGTGCGCTGCTGGCCACCCGGCTGCCGGCGGAGGTATTCAAGCCGATCATCGTGGTGGCCCTGGTCGCCGTCGCGCTGTTTACCGCCCTTAGGCCCGACGCCGGACACCTCACCGAACTCCGGCACGGCGGCCGCACACACTACGTGGTGGCCTGCGCCATCGGCGCCGTGATCGGGTTCTACGACGGCCTGATCGGCCCCGGCACCGGATCGTTCCTGGTGATCGCGCTGGTTTCGGCCATGGGGTACGCCTTCCTCGAGGCCAGCGCCAAGGCGAAAATCGTCAACATGGCAACGAACGCCGGGGCACTCATATTTTTCCTGCCGCACGGCTCCCTGCTTTGGGGAGTCGGCCTGCTGCTGGGCGCGGCGAACATGGCCGGGGGCTACCTCGGCGCACGCACCGCCGTGAAGCAGGGGAGCAAGTTTGTCCGTGTGGTGTTCCTCGTGGTTGTTTTCGCCCTGATCGTTAAGCTCGCCTTCGACGTGTGGCAGGAGAACTTCGCCTAA
- a CDS encoding pyridoxal phosphate-dependent decarboxylase family protein yields the protein MSAGAEPYRDALAAAVRHATRWLESQPSRRVGPQQAARELAAAFDGALPQSGMPPAAVVDYLASHAEPGLMAMPSGRFFGWVIGGTLPAAMAADWLVSAWDQNSVLRYATPAIAAIEDAAGQWLLQLLGLPEESDVGFVTGATMANFTGLAAARWRLLKGAGWDLERDGLFGAPRIHCLVGEERHETVDLALRYLGMGSPTVVPADSQGRIDAAELDCALDRIALKHAAANSPGAAQSGGSQGSEPAPVLVCLQAGNLHSGAFDPFTAAVAVSKAHGAWVHVDGAFGLWAAAVPELAGLTAGVERADSWATDAHKSLNVPYDCGVVAVRDAQALRSAMGLHASYLLQDADGLGDPSQRVPELSRRARGVPVWAALKSLGRDGVAGQIRRLATSAAQLAEQLTAIDGVEVLNDVGYTQISVAFGDDATSRRVAERLIADGKVWMSGSRWHGRDVVRISVSNWTTDADDVTTAVEAVRAAFQAVRSGGH from the coding sequence ATGTCAGCCGGTGCGGAACCGTACAGGGATGCCCTGGCTGCCGCCGTCCGGCATGCGACGCGCTGGCTGGAAAGCCAGCCCAGCCGCCGGGTTGGTCCGCAGCAGGCAGCACGGGAACTCGCGGCAGCGTTCGACGGAGCGTTGCCGCAGTCCGGCATGCCCCCGGCGGCCGTCGTGGATTACCTGGCCAGCCACGCGGAACCTGGGCTCATGGCCATGCCATCCGGACGCTTTTTCGGCTGGGTCATCGGCGGTACGCTCCCGGCTGCCATGGCGGCCGACTGGCTCGTCAGCGCCTGGGACCAGAACTCGGTGCTCCGTTACGCCACGCCAGCCATTGCCGCCATTGAGGATGCCGCGGGCCAGTGGCTGCTGCAGCTGCTGGGCCTGCCGGAGGAATCCGACGTCGGTTTCGTCACCGGCGCCACCATGGCCAACTTCACCGGGCTGGCGGCCGCGCGCTGGCGGCTTCTGAAGGGCGCCGGCTGGGACCTGGAACGCGACGGGCTCTTCGGCGCTCCGCGGATCCACTGCCTTGTGGGGGAGGAACGGCACGAGACGGTGGACCTCGCGCTGCGCTACCTGGGAATGGGCAGCCCCACAGTGGTTCCGGCCGACAGCCAGGGACGCATCGACGCCGCGGAGCTGGACTGTGCCCTGGACCGGATTGCGCTGAAGCATGCAGCCGCGAACAGTCCAGGCGCCGCACAGTCGGGCGGATCCCAGGGTTCGGAGCCGGCCCCCGTGCTGGTGTGCCTGCAGGCCGGAAACCTCCACTCGGGAGCCTTCGACCCCTTTACCGCAGCCGTCGCGGTGTCCAAGGCACACGGCGCCTGGGTGCACGTGGACGGGGCCTTCGGCCTCTGGGCGGCGGCCGTCCCGGAGCTCGCCGGGCTGACCGCTGGCGTGGAACGGGCCGACTCCTGGGCCACAGACGCCCACAAGAGTTTGAACGTCCCGTACGACTGCGGCGTGGTCGCGGTCCGGGATGCGCAGGCGCTGCGCAGCGCCATGGGGCTGCACGCCAGCTACCTCCTCCAGGATGCCGACGGCTTGGGCGATCCCAGCCAGCGGGTTCCGGAGCTTTCCCGCAGGGCCAGGGGAGTGCCCGTGTGGGCAGCGCTGAAGTCCCTGGGCAGGGACGGTGTGGCCGGACAGATCCGCCGCCTTGCCACATCCGCTGCCCAGCTCGCCGAACAGCTCACGGCCATTGACGGGGTGGAAGTCCTCAACGACGTCGGCTACACCCAAATCTCCGTGGCCTTCGGCGACGACGCCACAAGCCGGCGTGTGGCGGAGAGGCTCATCGCCGACGGAAAGGTATGGATGTCCGGTTCCCGGTGGCACGGCAGGGACGTGGTGCGGATATCTGTCAGCAACTGGACCACCGACGCCGATGACGTCACCACCGCGGTGGAGGCGGTGCGGGCCGCCTTCCAAGCCGTCCGGTCGGGCGGGCACTGA
- a CDS encoding aminoglycoside phosphotransferase family protein yields the protein MSRPADVPIPLDLTRRYSRSSAGRAWLASLPDMIRGRLDQWQLELDLEPGVFPWSGHGAVVVPVRAAGSAAALKVAFPHDEALVERHALALWNGHGAVKLLASDAGTCSMLLERLDAGRSLRAEPMDTALEVWGGLMRELSLVPDARPQWQEFVHVAARAEQWSDDLPADWEQLGRPFPRWLLEAALEVCQTRGAVGRRSSEDVLVNTDFHYLNILARPDSRANSTARNQSVRNIAADGFAAIDPQPMVGEAEFAVAPVLWNRIPDLPATDPAAGLLARCHDFSVAAGLDPEVARQWSLAREVDNALHYASRPGHGGDMARSLWVASTLAGRTLDGLPAAHDLPEPGEDAMNTWPS from the coding sequence GTGAGTCGGCCAGCAGACGTTCCCATCCCCCTGGACCTGACGCGCCGCTACTCCCGCAGCAGCGCCGGCAGGGCCTGGCTGGCCTCCCTTCCGGACATGATCCGCGGCCGGCTCGACCAGTGGCAGCTTGAGCTTGACCTGGAACCGGGAGTGTTTCCCTGGAGCGGACACGGCGCGGTTGTGGTTCCGGTCCGCGCCGCGGGATCTGCAGCAGCATTGAAGGTGGCCTTTCCGCACGATGAAGCACTCGTGGAACGCCATGCGCTGGCACTGTGGAACGGCCATGGCGCGGTGAAGTTGTTGGCCTCCGACGCCGGAACGTGTTCAATGCTCCTCGAGCGCCTGGATGCCGGCAGGTCACTCCGGGCAGAGCCGATGGACACCGCCCTTGAGGTGTGGGGCGGGCTGATGCGGGAGCTGAGCCTCGTGCCCGACGCCCGGCCGCAGTGGCAGGAATTTGTGCACGTGGCCGCCCGGGCCGAACAGTGGAGCGACGACCTGCCCGCCGACTGGGAACAGCTGGGCCGTCCGTTTCCCCGGTGGCTGCTGGAGGCAGCACTCGAGGTTTGCCAGACCAGAGGCGCCGTTGGCCGCCGCTCCTCGGAGGACGTCCTCGTCAACACGGACTTCCACTACCTCAATATTTTGGCCAGGCCTGACTCCCGAGCGAACAGTACGGCAAGGAACCAATCGGTCCGGAACATTGCCGCCGACGGCTTTGCCGCCATCGACCCCCAGCCGATGGTGGGCGAGGCGGAATTCGCCGTGGCTCCCGTGCTCTGGAACCGGATCCCGGACCTGCCGGCAACAGATCCCGCCGCCGGCCTGCTGGCAAGGTGCCATGACTTCAGCGTCGCGGCCGGGCTGGACCCGGAAGTGGCCCGGCAGTGGAGCCTAGCCAGAGAGGTGGACAACGCACTGCACTACGCCTCGAGGCCGGGCCACGGCGGTGACATGGCCCGGTCCCTGTGGGTAGCCAGCACACTTGCCGGCCGGACGCTGGACGGGCTTCCGGCTGCCCACGACTTGCCCGAACCCGGCGAGGATGCCATGAACACATGGCCGTCCTAG
- a CDS encoding VIT1/CCC1 transporter family protein, with protein MDSADRSALPSEGQHANEPHSNDLVHRLNWLRAGVLGANDGIVSVAAIVVGVAGATSDNGPILAAGAAGLVGGAVSMALGEYVSVSSQSDSQKALIEKERRELAEEPDVELLELTAIYRSKGLSEETARNVARELTEHDALAAHLSAELNIDEEDIVSPWHAAFASAIAFTLGAILPMLAILLPPENIRVAVTFGAVLLALAVTGAVGAWIGGGSKTRAGARVVVGGGLALAATFTIGNLLGASGIV; from the coding sequence ATGGATTCAGCGGACAGATCTGCGTTGCCCTCTGAGGGGCAGCACGCCAATGAGCCCCACAGCAACGACCTCGTGCACCGCCTGAACTGGCTGCGTGCCGGTGTCCTCGGAGCAAACGACGGGATTGTGTCGGTCGCTGCGATTGTGGTGGGCGTGGCCGGTGCTACCAGTGACAACGGCCCCATCCTCGCTGCCGGTGCTGCCGGGCTTGTGGGCGGTGCCGTGTCCATGGCCCTGGGCGAGTACGTCTCCGTCAGCAGCCAGAGCGACAGCCAAAAGGCGCTGATCGAGAAGGAACGGCGCGAACTTGCCGAGGAACCGGATGTGGAGCTGCTGGAGCTCACCGCGATCTACCGCAGCAAGGGCCTTAGCGAGGAAACAGCCCGGAATGTGGCGCGGGAACTGACAGAGCACGACGCCCTGGCCGCACACCTGTCCGCGGAGCTCAACATCGACGAAGAGGACATCGTGAGCCCCTGGCATGCCGCCTTTGCGTCCGCCATCGCCTTCACTCTGGGGGCAATTCTGCCGATGCTGGCCATCCTGCTCCCTCCCGAAAACATTCGGGTTGCGGTGACTTTCGGAGCAGTCCTGTTGGCCTTGGCCGTAACGGGCGCCGTCGGCGCGTGGATCGGCGGCGGTTCAAAGACCCGGGCTGGCGCACGCGTGGTGGTGGGTGGCGGCCTTGCCCTGGCCGCGACGTTCACCATCGGCAACCTGCTGGGCGCCAGCGGCATCGTGTAG
- a CDS encoding DUF4439 domain-containing protein, with amino-acid sequence MNDDSGRKRTPASYLRYGLLALAAFLVLSLGFALIPRESPAPAAPPFSEQARAAALAQTLDLRAASQQLADGSSGARRQLFSHTVTLLTTQARALLLPGGATATSAPDAGAKAGAKSTAGAPGTAGPSSAASPGTAPPRPATLPALVAALSTSGKERLTHAEKADGGMARLLAAVGTAQLLQATTLAQAAGTPPPALPAPATTQRNAATACPITSPSGEGAPSGNTAETGGAAQPKDSNQSTKTADPSDSATLAAALNRVVRTEVETVYGYQVALTRLAAPAADQARSLLATHETLVGQAEAYTRTHCVSVPPREPGYTLGTSFLQKPAAGLASLEAGTLPVYGDLVALSEGETRRWAVTSLVAAAQRTTRWGSDPGPVPGIVLDTALLPELPELATPSPRQTDGSAAATPGAP; translated from the coding sequence GTGAACGACGACAGCGGGCGAAAAAGAACGCCGGCCAGCTATCTCCGGTACGGCCTGCTGGCACTCGCCGCTTTCCTGGTGCTGAGCCTCGGTTTTGCGTTGATTCCGCGGGAATCCCCGGCACCGGCAGCTCCCCCGTTCTCCGAACAGGCACGTGCCGCCGCGCTCGCTCAAACGCTGGATCTGAGGGCGGCCAGCCAGCAGCTCGCGGATGGGTCGTCGGGCGCGCGGCGGCAGCTGTTTTCGCACACTGTGACATTGCTGACTACGCAGGCACGGGCGCTCCTCCTTCCGGGCGGCGCCACCGCCACTTCAGCGCCCGATGCAGGCGCAAAGGCCGGGGCAAAGTCAACGGCAGGGGCGCCGGGAACCGCCGGTCCGTCCTCCGCTGCATCACCGGGGACGGCACCGCCGCGCCCGGCCACGCTGCCGGCGCTGGTCGCCGCATTGTCCACGAGCGGCAAGGAACGCCTCACCCATGCAGAGAAGGCCGACGGCGGGATGGCCCGCCTGCTCGCCGCGGTAGGAACCGCCCAGCTGCTTCAGGCGACAACGCTGGCACAGGCTGCCGGCACGCCGCCGCCTGCCCTCCCGGCGCCTGCGACAACGCAGCGAAACGCGGCCACGGCGTGCCCCATCACCAGCCCCTCTGGCGAGGGTGCCCCCTCAGGCAACACCGCCGAGACAGGCGGTGCCGCCCAGCCAAAGGACAGTAACCAGTCCACCAAAACAGCGGACCCGTCTGACAGCGCCACGCTCGCCGCCGCCCTGAACCGGGTAGTCCGCACAGAAGTTGAGACCGTGTACGGCTACCAGGTAGCGCTGACGCGCCTGGCCGCGCCGGCCGCAGACCAGGCGAGGTCCCTGCTGGCTACGCATGAAACCCTGGTTGGCCAGGCCGAGGCCTACACCCGCACTCATTGCGTGTCAGTTCCTCCCCGTGAACCGGGCTACACCCTGGGCACCTCGTTCCTGCAGAAGCCGGCTGCGGGACTGGCCAGCCTTGAAGCAGGAACGCTCCCGGTCTACGGCGACCTTGTGGCCCTAAGTGAGGGTGAGACCCGGCGGTGGGCCGTCACCTCACTGGTCGCGGCTGCCCAGCGGACCACGCGCTGGGGGTCCGATCCGGGCCCCGTACCCGGCATTGTGCTGGACACCGCGCTCCTGCCGGAGCTTCCGGAATTGGCTACGCCCTCACCGCGCCAGACCGACGGCAGCGCAGCGGCAACACCTGGCGCACCCTAG